One Microcaecilia unicolor chromosome 8, aMicUni1.1, whole genome shotgun sequence DNA window includes the following coding sequences:
- the RASD1 gene encoding dexamethasone-induced Ras-related protein 1 yields MIKKLCPSEPELNIPAKNSYRMVILGSSKVGKTAIVSRFLNGRFDDQYTPTIEDFHRKFYSIRGEVYQLDILDTSGNHPFPAMRRLSILTGDVFILVFSLDNRDSFEEVQRLRQQIMETKSCLKNKTKETADVPIMICGNKGDRGDFYREVQRHEIEQLLAGDKKCAYFEISAKKNSNVDGMFQALFAMAKLPSEMSPDLHRKVSVQYCDLLYKKPLKSKRIKEGGDAYGIVAPFARRPSVHSDLMYIREKAIGGGQAKDKDKERCVIS; encoded by the exons ATGATCAAGAAGCTTTGCCCCAGCGAGCCCGAGCTGAACATCCCAGCCAAGAACAGCTACCGGATGGTGATCCTGGGGTCCTCCAAGGTGGGCAAAACCGCCATCGTGTCCCGTTTCCTGAACGGCAGGTTCGACGACCAGTACACCCCGACCATCGAGGACTTTCACCGCAAGTTTTACTCCATCCGCGGGGAAGTGTATCAGCTGGACATCCTGGACACGTCCGGCAACCACCCCTTCCCGGCCATGCGGAGACTGTCCATCTTGACAG gcgACGTCTTCATCCTGGTCTTCAGCCTGGACAACCGCGACTCCTTCGAAGAGGTGCAGCGCCTGCGGCAGCAGATCATGGAGACCAAGTCGTGCCTGAAGAACAAGACCAAGGAGACCGCGGACGTGCCCATCATGATCTGCGGCAACAAGGGCGACCGCGGCGACTTCTACCGGGAGGTGCAGCGCCACGAGATCGAGCAGCTGCTGGCCGGCGACAAGAAGTGCGCCTACTTCGAGATCTCGGCCAAGAAGAACAGCAACGTGGACGGCATGTTCCAGGCTCTCTTCGCCATGGCCAAGCTGCCCAGCGAGATGAGCCCCGACCTGCATCGCAAGGTCTCCGTGCAGTACTGCGACCTGCTCTACAAGAAGCCCCTCAAGAGCAAGAGGATCAAGGAGGGGGGAGACGCCTACGGCATCGTGGCCCCCTTCGCCCGCAGGCCCAGCGTGCACAGTGACCTGATGTACATCCGGGAGAAGGCCATCGGGGGCGGCCAAGCCAAGGATAAGGACAAGGAGCGATGCGTCATTAGCTAG